AGGTCCGGGTGCTCCCCGATGATGGCGTTGGCGTCCTCCTTGTTCATCTCGTAGAGCCCGGACCAGAGGTGCTCCAGCCTCAGCTGCTCGAAGAGCGGCACCCGCTCGGCCAGCTCCAGCCAGAGCTCCTCGAAGGGGCTCCGGTCGGCGGTGAAGTCGAACGCCTCGGGGTCCTCGGGCAGGCTCTTGCCGAGCAGGATGGTGCCGGGCCGCTCCTCCCGGAAGTAGAGGCCGCTGGGCAGGATGGTGAAGGGCAGCGGCCGCGACAGCTGGCGGGCGCTCCGCGCGACGAAGATGGTGTGCCGGACCGGCACCACCGGAAGGTCGACGCCGGCCATGCGGGCCACCTCCGCCGACCAGGCGCCGGCGGCGTCCACCACCACGGGTGCCTCCACCCGCGCCCCGGAGCGGAGCCGGACGCCCTCCACCCGGTCGCCCGAGCGGAGGACCCCGGTCACCTCGTCCTCCAGGAAGCCGGCCCCCAGCTCGCGCGCCTTCCCCTCGAAGCCGCGCATCACGGCGTACGGATCGAGGAAGCCGTCCCGGGGGCAGTACGTGGCGCCCACCAGCCCCTCCAGGTTCACCTCCGGAAGCAGCTCCGGGATCTCCGCAGGGGCCAGCTTCCTCACCTCGACGCCGAGGCTCCGCTGCACCTCGTAGCGCCGCTCCAGCACCGGCCACGTCCGCGCGTCCGCCAGGAAGAGGTAGCCCTGCTGGCGGAAGGCGATGTCCGGCGCCTCGCCCTCCACCGCCACATGCTCCTGCCAGCGCTCGTAGAACTCGACGCTGGCCCGGGAGAGGCGAATGTTGACCGGCGTACCGAACTGCTGGCGGATCCCGCCCGCCGAGAGGCCCGTCGAGCTCCGTTCCCGCGCGAGCTCCCGCTCGACCACGAGGACCTCGCCGGGGAAGCCGCCCGCCTTCAGATGGTACGCCAGCGAGGAACCCATCGCCCCGGCTCCGATGATGACCACGTCTGCGCTCCGAACCGCTTCCACGGGCCCAGCACCTCCGGCCGGGAGTTCGCGAGGACCGGGTCGACTTCCTGGCGGCGGGGCGCCACGGGCGGCCGCGGCCGGGCAGGAGTTCCCGCGCCCGCCGGGGAAGCTCCGAGGCGTCGCGCGGGAGGCGATGGAATGCGGATCCTGGGGCTCGACCCGGGCTTGCGGGCCACCGGCTACGCGCTGCTGGAGGCCGGTCCCGGCGGCCGGGGCGCCCGGCTGGTGGAGGGCGGGACGCTCCGCGTCCCCGCCCGGGCGGACCTGGCCCGGCGGCTGGCCCAGCTCGCCCGCGACGCCGGCGCCCTGGTCGAGGAGCTCCGGCCCGACACGGTGGCCGTGGAGGCGGTCCACTCGCGGCCGCCCTTCCCCCAGTCGGCCATCCTCCTCGCCCACGCCCGCGGCGTCCTCCTGGCCTGCGCGGCGGCCGCCGGCGTCCGCGTGGTGGAGTACACGGCGGCGGACATCAAGAAGAGCGTCACCGGCCGCGGCGCGGCCGGAAAGGAGCAGGTGGCGCGGATGGTGGAACGGATCCTGGGCCTGGCGGGGCCGCTGGAGCCCGATCACGTCTCCGACGCGGCCGCCTGCGCCCTCTGTCACCTGGCCAACGAGCGCGTGGAGGCCTGGCGGGGATGATCGACCGCATCCGCGGGCGCCTGGAGGAAGTCTTGGAGGAGAGCGCCCTGGTCGACCTGGGCGGCCTGGTGCTGGAGGCCTCCGTACCGCCGGTCGACCGCCCGCGGCTGCTGGGACGGCTGGGGCAGGTGGTGGAGCTGTACACCGTCGCCCTGCTCCAGGGCGGGGTGGGCGGCGCCAGCCTGACGCCGGTGCTGATCGGCTTCCTCGCGCCGGAGGAGCGGGAGTTCTGGCTGAAGCTGAGCGGCGCGGGCGGCCTCGGGCAGAGGACCGCCCTGCGGGCGATGAGCCTGCCGGTGGCGACCATCGCCCGCGCCATCGAGGCGGGCGACGAGGCCTGGCTGACGCAGCTGCCCGGGATCGGCCGGCAGCGCGCCGCCGACCTGGTCGCCCGGCTGCGGGGGAAGGTGGCCGGCTTCGCCTTCGCCGCCCCGGCGCCCGGGGCCGGGGGCGGCGCGGCGGAGGCCGGGGGCCCCGAGGGCCCCGGGAGCGCCGGGGCGGCCGGGAAGGCCGGCGCGGGGACCGGATCGGGCGAGGGGCGGCGCCGGGCGTCACCCGGGAGCGCGGCCGCCGGGGCCGGGGGCGGCGCGGGGAGCACCGCCGGGGCAGGGCAGGCGGCCGCGGGCCCGGAGAACGACCCGCAGGCGGTCTGGGCCGAGGCGCTCCAGGTGCTGGAGCAGCTCGGCCATGCGCCGGCCGAGGCGATGGCCATGCTGGAGCGCGTCGTCGCCGGGGGTGCGACGGTGGAGAGCGTCGACCAGCTGATCCGCGAGGCTTACCGCCAGGCCGCCGCCCGCCTGGGCGGCCGAGCCCCCGCCCCCTGACCTGAAGCCGTCGCAAGCTCCTTGCAAGGGAGGTCGGCGGAGTGCGTGAGCGTCTCGTCTCGCCCCAGGAGCGGCCCGAGGAGGAGCGGTACCAGTCCTCGCTCCGGCCGCGCGCCTTCGACGAGTACATCGGTCAGCAGCAGGTGGTGGAGCGGCTCCGGGTGGCGGTGACGGCCGCCCGCGAGCGGGGCGAGCCGCTGGACCACGTCCTCTTCTACGGTCCGCCGGGCCTGGGGAAGACCACCCTGGCCCACGTGATCGCGCACGAGCTGGGCGTTCCGCTGGTCCAGTCCAGCGGTCCGGCCATCGAGCGGCCGGGCGACCTGATGGGCGTCCTGACCAACCTGGAGCCCGGCTCCGTCCTCTTCATCGACGAGATCCACCGGCTGCCGCGGGCGGTGGAGGAGTTCCTCTACCCGGCCATGGAGGATTACCGGGTGGATTTCGTGGTGGACAAGGGCCCCTTCGCCAAGTCGATCCGGCTGGACATCCCGCCCTTCACGCTGGTGGGCGCCACCACCCGCGCCGGTCTCCTGGCGGCGCCGCTGCGGGAACGGTTCGGCCTCTTCTACCACCTGGACTTCTACCCGCCGGAGGAGCTCCGGCGGATCGTCGCCCGCTCCGCCCGGCTCCTGGGGGTGGAGCTGGAGCCGGAGGCCGAGGAGGTGATCGCCCGCCGCTCCCGCGGCACGCCGCGGATCACCAACCGGCTCCTGCGCAGGGTGCGGGACTACGCCCAGGTGGGCGGCGTCCACCCCGTCACCGCCCGCGTGGCCGAGGAAGCGCTGGCGCTGGAGGGCATCGACGCCCGCGGCCTGGACGCCCTCGACCGCCACTACCTGGAGGTGCTGATCCGCGCCTACGAGGGCGGGCCGGTGGGCGTGGCGGCGCTGGCGGCGACGCTCAACGAGGAGGCGGACACGCTGACCGACGTGGTGGAGCCCTACCTGCTCAAGATCGGCTTCCTGCGGCGGACCGCCCAGGGGCGTCGCTCCACCCGGGCCGCCGAGGAGCACCTGGGCCTCAGCCCGGACGCCGGCCAGCCGGCGCTCTTCTAGGCCGGCGGCCGGAGCCGCGGTCCGCGCCACGGCCGGGACCGGTCGAAGACCGGACGAGGGAGGCGATCGCTTCGTGGACGCTTGGGGTTACCTGGAGGGCTTGATGCGCTTCCCCCACCGCGGCTCCGCCAGCGACCAGGAAGCCCGGGCGGCCGCCTGGATCGCCGAGCGCCTCGGCGCGCTCGGCTACGAGGTGGCGGTGGAGCGCTTCCCCGGTTCGGCGGACACGCTCCACGCCGGCACCTCCCGGCTCGGGCTGGCGCTGGCGGCGGCGGGCTGGCTCGCCCTCCTGCCCTGGGGCCGCTGGCCGGCGCTCCTGGCGCTCCTCCTGGCGCTGGCGGCGCTGGCGCTTCTCCTGGGCGAGGAGACGGGCCACCCGCGCTGGAACATGGCGCGCGTCCTCCCTCCCGCCCCCTCCCAGAACGTGGTCGCGCGGCGGCCCGGCGGGGCGCTCCGCCTGGTGGTCAGCGCCCATTACGACACGCAGAAGGGCAGCTGGCTCTTCCACCCGCGCTTCCGGCCCTGGCTGCCGCTCTGGTTCGGCCTGGCCTACCTGAGCATGGCCGGCGTCCTGGCCGCCATCCTGGGGCGGCTCCTGGCGCCGGCAGCGGCCTGGCCGGTGGAGCTGGGTCGCTGGTCGCCGGTGGCGCTGGTCGTGGCGCTGGTCCCCTTCCTCCAGGGGTGGCTCTTCGCCCGCTACGTCCCCGGCGCCAACGACAACGGCTCGGGGAGCGCGCTCGCCCTGGCGCTGGCCGAGCGGTTCGCGCGGCAGCCGCCGGAGGGGTGCGAGCTCTGGTTCGTCTGGACGGGCTGCGAGGAGACCGGGGAGCGGGGCATGCGCGCCTTCCTCGGGCGGCATGCGGGCGACCTGCCGCCCGAGCGGACGCGGGTCGTCAACCTGGACAACCTGGGCGGCGGCCGCTTCCGTTACCTGACCGGCGAGGGGATGGTCCGCTACGTCCGCTTCGACCCGGGCCTGGTGGAGCTCGCCGGCCGGCTCAGGCTGGAGGACGGCTTCGGACCGGTCCCGCAGCGGAACCTGATCCTCCCCACCGACGCGCTGGTGGCGGCGCTGGGCGGCTGGCCGGCCATCACGTTCATCGGCGTCGACGACGGGCGCGACGGCATCCCGCACTATCACTGGTACGACGACGACCTGAACGGCATCGACCGCCAGCTCCTCCTGCGCGAGGAAGCCTGGCTCGACCTCTACCTGCGCCGCCTCAGCGGACGACCGTGACCGGGCAGGTGGCCTGGCGCATCACGCGGATGGAGACGCTGCCCAGGAAGATCTCGCCCAGCGCGTTCAAGCCGCGGCTGCCCATGACGATCAGGTCGGCCCGGCAGCGCTCCGCCTCGGCCACGATCTCCGCGGCCGGGTTCCCCTGCCGCACCCGGGTGCTCACCTCCACCCCCGCCTCCTCCGCGATCCGGCTCGCCTCCTCCACCATCTCCCGGCCGTGCTCCACCATCTCCCGCTCCAACCGCTCCCAGGTGGCGGGGTCCAGGTACTGGTCGCTGAAGTAGGAAGGCACCTGCAGATCCTCGGCGACGAAGAGGACCTCCAGCTCGCTGTCGCCCAGCCGGCGCGCCAGGTCGGTCGCGAAGCGCATCGCCCGCTTGGCCGGTTCCGAGCCGTCGAAGGCCACCAAGATTTTCATGAGTCCTCCCTCCCGCGCGCAGCATAGCTCCAAGGTCTCCGCCCGGATACTTCGACGTCTGGTGACGTTTTACTAGTGAACCGCCCTGCGGCGGCCCGTACAATGCTGCACGAACACCACCTTATTTTGAAGGGGTGAACGTTCTAGCGAGACCCGACGAGTAGGAGGGACGTCCATTGATGAAGAGACCACGTCGACACGTGGGCGCCGTGGCGGCGCTCACGCGCGCAGCGGTTGTCCTGGTCCTTGCCGCGTGCGTGAGCATCGCCACCGTCCCGGTGGCCAGCGCCGCCGCCCAGGCTTCCACCCCGCACCGGGTCCAGCCGGGCGAGTCGCTCTGGAGCATCGCGGAGGCGCATGGCACGACGGTGACGGCCATTCAGGCGCTCAACGGCCTCTGGGGCCAGTGGACCGTCTACCCCGGCCAGAAGCTCTGGATTCCGGGGCCGGGCGAGCGGGTCCACGTGGTCGGGCCCGGCGAGACGCTGGCGGAGATC
The sequence above is drawn from the Bacillota bacterium genome and encodes:
- a CDS encoding FAD-binding oxidoreductase; this encodes MEAVRSADVVIIGAGAMGSSLAYHLKAGGFPGEVLVVERELARERSSTGLSAGGIRQQFGTPVNIRLSRASVEFYERWQEHVAVEGEAPDIAFRQQGYLFLADARTWPVLERRYEVQRSLGVEVRKLAPAEIPELLPEVNLEGLVGATYCPRDGFLDPYAVMRGFEGKARELGAGFLEDEVTGVLRSGDRVEGVRLRSGARVEAPVVVDAAGAWSAEVARMAGVDLPVVPVRHTIFVARSARQLSRPLPFTILPSGLYFREERPGTILLGKSLPEDPEAFDFTADRSPFEELWLELAERVPLFEQLRLEHLWSGLYEMNKEDANAIIGEHPDLRGFFVIAGFSGHGMMQAPAAGRALAELIQHGRFVTLDVSELSPARFREGRLVLEDAVI
- a CDS encoding universal stress protein, whose product is MKILVAFDGSEPAKRAMRFATDLARRLGDSELEVLFVAEDLQVPSYFSDQYLDPATWERLEREMVEHGREMVEEASRIAEEAGVEVSTRVRQGNPAAEIVAEAERCRADLIVMGSRGLNALGEIFLGSVSIRVMRQATCPVTVVR
- a CDS encoding crossover junction endodeoxyribonuclease RuvC; protein product: MRILGLDPGLRATGYALLEAGPGGRGARLVEGGTLRVPARADLARRLAQLARDAGALVEELRPDTVAVEAVHSRPPFPQSAILLAHARGVLLACAAAAGVRVVEYTAADIKKSVTGRGAAGKEQVARMVERILGLAGPLEPDHVSDAAACALCHLANERVEAWRG
- a CDS encoding M28 family peptidase is translated as MDAWGYLEGLMRFPHRGSASDQEARAAAWIAERLGALGYEVAVERFPGSADTLHAGTSRLGLALAAAGWLALLPWGRWPALLALLLALAALALLLGEETGHPRWNMARVLPPAPSQNVVARRPGGALRLVVSAHYDTQKGSWLFHPRFRPWLPLWFGLAYLSMAGVLAAILGRLLAPAAAWPVELGRWSPVALVVALVPFLQGWLFARYVPGANDNGSGSALALALAERFARQPPEGCELWFVWTGCEETGERGMRAFLGRHAGDLPPERTRVVNLDNLGGGRFRYLTGEGMVRYVRFDPGLVELAGRLRLEDGFGPVPQRNLILPTDALVAALGGWPAITFIGVDDGRDGIPHYHWYDDDLNGIDRQLLLREEAWLDLYLRRLSGRP
- the ruvB gene encoding Holliday junction branch migration DNA helicase RuvB, which produces MRERLVSPQERPEEERYQSSLRPRAFDEYIGQQQVVERLRVAVTAARERGEPLDHVLFYGPPGLGKTTLAHVIAHELGVPLVQSSGPAIERPGDLMGVLTNLEPGSVLFIDEIHRLPRAVEEFLYPAMEDYRVDFVVDKGPFAKSIRLDIPPFTLVGATTRAGLLAAPLRERFGLFYHLDFYPPEELRRIVARSARLLGVELEPEAEEVIARRSRGTPRITNRLLRRVRDYAQVGGVHPVTARVAEEALALEGIDARGLDALDRHYLEVLIRAYEGGPVGVAALAATLNEEADTLTDVVEPYLLKIGFLRRTAQGRRSTRAAEEHLGLSPDAGQPALF